The Caulobacter sp. FWC2 region AGCGCTTGGCCGCGATGATGGAAAACATCATCGATCGGCGCGACGCGTTCGTGCAGCGCCGCAGCAAACACATCGCCGACCTGCGCAAGCGGGCGACCGAGACCGACGCCAAGCTTCAACGGCTCTACCAGGCGATCGAGGATGGCCTGACCGATCCACGCGACAAGTCGCTCAAGTCCCGAATCTTCGAGTTAAAGGAAATCCGCGACGGTCTGGAAGGTGAGGCCACGCGCGCCGCCGCGGCCGTCGAACGGATGGGCACGAGCCTCACCCCGGCGCTTCTGAAACAGTTCGCCAAGGCGACTCGGGAAATGTTGAGGAGTGAAAACGGCGGCTATCGGCGGGATCTGCTGAAGGCGGTTGCTCAGCGGGTCGAGGTGACCCCAGAGGGGGGTCTTCGCGTCAGCGGCTGCAAGGTCGAGTTGCTGAGGACGATTTCAGCGAACAATGGCGTAGAGTCGGCGGCTGTAGACGTTCATACGCGTGTACCGGAGTGGCGCGCCCTGCTGGATTCGAACCAGCGACCGCTCGCTTAGAAGGCGAGTGCTCTATCCAGCTGAGCTAAGGGCGCGCGCTGGCCGGCCTGGTCCGCGAGCGCCCTAGTGGGTCCAGGGTTGCTTGCGGTTGGCGGCGAAGTTGTCGGCGTAGGCCTTGATGATCCGCTTGGGAGTCTTCGGCTCGAAGAGCTGGAACGGGATCTCGTGGCGCTGGGCGTAGGCCACCGCCTCGTCGCGCGTCTCGAAGGTCAGGCGGATCTGGCCGTTCATGTCGCTGGAGGTGGTCCAGCCCATCAGCGGGTCGGGCTTGCGGGCCGAGGCCGGTTCGAACTCCAGCACCCAGTCCTTGGTCTTGGCCTTGCCCGACTGCATGGCGTTCTTGGCGGGGCGATAGATGCGGGCCAGCATGGACCTCTCCCAGAGTACCTTACCGAGAATACCTTGCCGATGGTCGGAGCGGCAGGATTTGAACCTGCGACATCCTGGTCCCAAACCAGGCGCGCTACCAGACTGCGCTACGCTCCGAAACATCGGCAGGCGCGTGCTCTACAGGGGTTCGATGCGCGGATCAACGATCCGAACGCCCCAATTCACCCCTTCGGGAAGATTCGATGCATAACCCGGTCGCCAGGCAGGATGCCCAACTGCGCCGCGCGACCGCCCGCCAGCTCCAGAACGCCCAGCACTAGGCCGCCGGAGGCCAGCGGCGTCTCGTCGTGCGGACGGGCGTTGCGGGCGATCGACAGGATCTTGCCGTTCGGCGCGATGTAGATGATGTCGAGCGGAATCAGGGTGTTCTTCATCCAGTAGGCCACGCGTTGCGGCTTGGCGTAGGTGAAGAGCATCCCGTGGTCTGGGGCCAGGCTCTTGCGGAACATCAGCCCCCGCTCCTGCTGGGCGCGGGTTGCGGCGATCTCCACCTGGAAGCTCTGGCGACCACGCATGGTGACGATCTCGACCGTCTCCAGCTTGCCGCCAGCCGACTTGCCCTGAGGCGCGGCCCTGGCGCTGGCGCCCGCGCCGACGCCAAGCATCAACCCGGCCAGCAGCGCCCGCCTTCCG contains the following coding sequences:
- a CDS encoding ETC complex I subunit yields the protein MLARIYRPAKNAMQSGKAKTKDWVLEFEPASARKPDPLMGWTTSSDMNGQIRLTFETRDEAVAYAQRHEIPFQLFEPKTPKRIIKAYADNFAANRKQPWTH